Genomic window (Deinococcus detaillensis):
CCCGCTTTGAGGTTGCGCTCCAGCGGCCCTGCGTAGCGCTGGGTCACCTCTAAGCCGCTGGAGAGCGACAAGGCGGCCAAGTCCACGCCAGCACGGGTTCGCAGACCCATGAACAGAGCGTCGGTGACGTGCTCCTCGGCGTCTACCGCTTCTGATTCGGCGGCTGGCCCCGCCGCAAAGTCGTGGGCCAGCCAGTCGTGGAGGTGCGGATTGGTGCGCCGCTCGGCCCTCAGTCCGGCCTGCTGGGTGGGGTAATGGCCCGCCGCGCCCGGCCCCAGCCCCAGATAAAAACGGTTTTGCCAGTAAGCGCTGTTGTGGCGCGACTGCTCGCCCGGGCGGGCGTAATTGCTGATCTCGTAGCGCTCCAGCCCCGCATCGGTCAGCAGCTCGGCGGTGCGCTCAAATCCCATCTGCTCGTCATCCTCGTTGACCTTGACACCCCGGCGGGCAAACGGCGTACCGGGTTCGATGGTGAGGGTATACGCGCTGACGTGCCCCACCCCCAGCGCCAAGAGTCCAGCGATGTCACGCTCTAGGGGCTGCCCCGCCACCGCCGTGATCAGATCACCGCTGACCCGGAACCCCGCCGCTGCCAGCAACTCCACCGCGCTGCTGGCCTGCTCTGCGTCGTGCTGACGGCCCAGAAATTTGAGGGTCGGATCGTCCAAGCTCTGGACGCCCACCGAAGCGCGGTCAAAGCCAAGGCTGCGCCAGTGCTGTGCCCTGGAGGCTGAAACGGTGCCGGGATTGACTTCCAAGGTGTTTTCCAAGCGTCCCCAGCCCAGATGACGGCGAATGGTCTGGGTCAGCTGGGCGAGTTCGTCGTCCCTGAGAAAACTGGGCGTGCCGCCGCCGAGGTAGACCGTCTCCAAATCGGTGGGATAGGTCGCCGCCAGATACGCCGCCTCGCGCTCAAGCTGCGCCAGGTAGGCTTCGACTTGCCCGCTGCGGCGCGTCAGCACATGAAAATCGCAGTACGGGCAAATGCTGGGGCAAAACGGCACATGCACATACAGGTGCTTGACGGGCGGCAACTGGATCATCGGCAACTGGGTCATCAGCAAGGGGGCGGCGCTCACGCCGGGCAGTCTAGAGGCTGCGGAAGCAAGCAACCGTAAAAGCGGAACGCTCGGCCTTACCCTCAGCCGAGTTGGGCCAGTCCCTGCGGCAGACCGCCTGCCCACAGCAGCAAAACTTCAGCCAAACGCTGCGCTGGACAGACCACCACCGCAACGCTGTGCGCGGCGCAGACACTCGCGGCGGCGTTCTCGCCCGACTCGCCCGCGCCGCTGAGCACCAGAGCCGCCTGCCACGCCGGAAACGCGCCGCCTTCCAGATAGCTCAGGCCGCTTTCGGCTTCTTGCATCTGCTGAGCCACCTGCACCGCTGGGCCAGCCGCCACAGCCGCGCCGATGACCACTACGCCGCTGAAAGGTTGGGCGCTCAGCGTACGTTCCAACGGCGTCAGGTGGTCGTGAATGAGCAGTTCGAGGTGGCCTTTGATGAGCTGGCCCTCTGCCGCGAGCAGGGCGCTCAGAGCGTCGGCGGTGGCCCGCGCCGTTTCAGGGGCGGCGGCGACGAGCCAAGCATGCCCGCCGACGCGGCCTTCAAAACGGGCGTGAACTGCCCCGTAGACATCACTCCAAACCTCGCTGGGCGAAACAACCAAAGCAGACATACGCCTCAGCATAGCGGGCGGCTGACGCGGATAAGCGCACAGAGCGGCGACTCAGGACATCTCTGCGTTGCCCAGCCGCTATGATGCAGACGTGCGGCTGCTGTTGATTTCCGATATTCATGCCAACTACACCGCGCTTGAAGCCGTGTTAAACGATGCTCAAGGCCGTAATTTCAGTCACGTTGTTCATCTGGGCGACGCGCTGGGGTACGGCCCGCATCCCCGCGAGGTGCTGGAAGCGCTCAGAACACTCGACGCCGTGTGCATGATGGGCAACCACGACCAGATGTTGCTCGACCGCGCCGACGGTCTCAATATGCGGGTCAGTATCGTGTCGCAGGCGCTGGCGTGGCAGCTCGAACGCCTCTCCGAGCGCGATTTGGGCTGGATTCGCAGTTGGCGCGACGGCATGGACGATCCGGTCATCGGCGCACGCTACCGCCACGGCAGCCCCACCAGCTTGGACGACTACACCGATTCGGTGACGGCAGCGAGAGAAGCCTTTTCGGGGTGGCACGGGCGGCTGGCTTTTGTCGGGCACACCCACCACCCCGCCGTCTACGCCACCCTCAATGCGCCGGTGGGCGAGTGGATCAAGCACCAGGCTTTCGTGCAGGGCGGCAGTTACATGGTGCCCCCCAGCGCCAGAGTGATTTTGAATCCCGGCTCGGTGGGCCAGCCCCGCGACGGCAATCCGCAGGCCAGCTACGCCATTTTCGATAGCGCCCGCAATAACTTCCAGGTGTTCCGGGTCGATTACGACATCGCTCAGGTGCAGGCCGACGTGAACGCGGCGGGCCTGCCGGAAGTGCTGGGCGCTCGATTGTTTTTGGGCAAATGAGTATGTTCAGAAAAAGGGCGAGAGGCGGCTTATGGATGCAGCCATGACGCTCGCCCCGCCCCGTTTGCCGCGCCTGCCGGACGCGCACGCGGCTTTGCTGCCTCCGCTCGCGCAGACGCAGAGCAATGCTTGGCTGCTGACCGGCCCGGCGCGGGTGGGCAAGCGGGCGCTGGCCAGCGTGGTGGCGGCGCTGCACAACTGCGCTCAGCGGGGGCCTCAGGAAGCGCCGTGCGGCGAGTGCGCTTCGTGCCGCGCCGCCGCACTGGGCCTTCACCCCGACGTGCTGGTGCTGGCTCCGCGCACCATCACCAGCACCGGCAAAGCTGCCCGGCGCAAAATCATTCCGATCGGCGCGGTGCTGGCCTCGCGTGACCGCGACAAAGACTACGAGCAGCACGTCTACGAGTTTTTGGAAGTGCGTCCCACTTACCGGCGGCGGGTCGTCATCATTGACGGTGCCGAGCACCTCAACGCAGAAACCGCCAATGCCCTGCTCAAACTGATCGAGGAACCGCCGCACCGCGCCCTGTTCGTGCTGCTGGCCGAGGACGTGCGATCGGTGTTGCCCACGTTAGTGAGCCGCTCCAGCCGCCTCGGTGTGCCGCCCGCGCCGCAGAGCGATTTGGCAAAGTACTTGCAGCAAGAAGGCTGCGCGGTTGACGCCGAACTGCTGGCCTTCGCTGCTGGCCGCGCCGGACTGCTCAGCGATGTGGAAGCGGTGCGTTCGGCGCTCTCCGATGCCCGCACCCTCACAGACGCGGTGCGGGAAGGACTGTGGCCCGCTTTTGAGGCCGCCGCCGCGCTGGAAAAAACCTTCTCGGCAGCGCTTCATCCCGAAGCGCTGCGCTTCGTTTGGCAGCCCGAGGCGGGCGCAGTGCGGGCGGCGGCAGACACGGCCCTCGAAGCCCTACAAGGAGCGCTGGAAGCTTACGCCAATCCGGGCCTGAGTTTTCAGGTGTTCGCGTTGTCGCTGCGCCAGGCCTTCGGCGCGGCCTGAGCCAAATGCCCCCAACACCTTGGCCGCCGGGTGTGCTAGCTTACTCGCCATGTCTTTTGCCCGCACCCGCGTCAAAATCTGTGGCACCACCAATCTCAGTGACGCTTTAAGCGCGGCTGAGGCGGGCGCGGACGCCATCGGACTGATTTTTGCGCCAGTCAGCAAGCGGCGCATTGACGCGGCGGCGGCGCGGCAGATTTCGCTGGCGGTGGAGCCGAGCGTGGGGCGGGTGGGCGTCTTTTTGGATCAAAGCTCGGAAGAGGTGCTGCGCCTCGCCGACGCTACCCGCTTGTCCGCCGTGCAGATTCATGACCGCTACAGCAGCGCTGAGTGGGCAGAATTGGCGAGCTTTTACCCGGTGGTGCGGGTGGTGCGCCCCGCCGACTTGGGTCAGATCGATGTCCCCGCACTCGGCAGCTCCATCACGCTGATGTTGGACGCTCCGCAGCCGGGCAGCGGGCAGCCGCTCGACTGGCCCGCGCTGGCCCCCGCATTTCCGGCGGGCGCTTGGCTGGCGGGCGGTTTGGGGCCGAGCAACGTGGCGCAGGCCATCAGCGCTCTGCGTCCGGCTGGGGTGGACGCAGTCAGCGCTTTAGAAGTTCGCCCCGGTCATAAAGACCCGGCTCTGGTACGGGCTTTCGTGGAAGCGGTGCGCCGAGCTGACGGCCCGAGTCAGCGCTGAGGAGCCGCTGAACGATCACTGGGAGGCCAAAAAGCGCCGTTAAACAAAAGTTATCCACAACCCTCCGTTTCACTGTGGATAACTTTTGAGAACGTTCAGCGCCGCGAATAAATGGGTTTTGATTCGTCTGGAACGGCTTTGAGCCTTTCTGATGAAGCGGCTGTTTTAGTTCCTCACTGACCTTATCCACAAGTTATCCACAGGCCCTGTGGATAAGCCTGTGGATAAGTTTGGAGATTTACGTTGAGGTGGAGTGAGCTCAGCGGCGTCGCAAAAGTGCCCAAGCGCCCGGCAGCAGCGCCGCGCCCAGCGCCAATTTGATGACGTCGCCCAGCAAAAATGGCGTCAAGCCCGCCGCCAGCAGGCCTTGCCCTTTGAGGCCGGTCAGGATACCGAGCAGCAGCAAGCCCGGAATATAAATCACCGCGTTGCCCGCCAGCATCGCCAGCGCAGTGCCGAGCGGGGTACGGTCAGCGGCGAAGCGCTCCACCAACAATCCCACCAAGCCCGCCGCCAGCACGAAGCCGAGCAGGTAGCCCAGCGTGGGCGTCAGGTGTCCGGTTTTGGCGCTCAGCAGCGACGCACCCCCGCCCGCGAAGACGGGAAGGCCCGCCGCGCCCGCTGCCAAGTAGGTCAGCATCGCGGCGACTCCTTTGCGGCTGCCGAGCGCTGCACCGACCAGCAGCACCGCCAGCGTTTGCAAGGTCAGCGGCACCGGATACATCGGAATGCTGATCTGGGCGCAGACGGCCACCAGCGCCGCGCCGCCGAGCACGAGCGCGGCGCTGCGGATCAGGCCGGGTTGAGAGACGGCGACGTTGGATAAAGTGGGATAAGTAGGCTGGGTCATGATTCTCCTTTGGGGTGGGCACTCAAACCAGGGGCTGAGATCCCGAGTCTAGCGGAGCGCACCGATCAGTTCCACATCCCCCGCGCCGATGGTCAGGATCTGGCCCGCGCCGACTTGCACCAGCAGTTCGCCCTGATCGCTCAGGTCCAGCGCCCGTCCGCTGACTGGCCCGCCGGAGGTCTGCACCCGCACGTCTTTGCCCAGCGTGAAACTGGCACTGCGCCACGCGGCCAAGACGGTGTGCCTGGGAGCGCTGAGCCAAACTGTGAGCGAAGCCAGCACGGTGGCCAGCAGCTCGGCGCGGTTGAAGGCAAAAGTTGTCTGCGGCGGCAGCAAATCGGCCAAGCACGCCGCCGAGCGGCCCGAATCCGCCGCCGGCAACTCGGGGGCCACCGTGACGTTTATCCCTATGCCCAGCACCGCCCGCTGCGCCGCGCTGCCGCGCACGCCCACTTCCAGCAAAATGCCTGCCAGCTTGCGGCCATCCGGCGTGATGAGGTCGTTGGGCCATTTGAGGCCCGGCAAAATCGAGCCGGGCGGCAACACGCTCAGGCAAGCTTCCCGCAGCGCCACCCCCGCCGCCAGCGGCCACAGCGCCAGCTCGGTTGAGGGCTCAGGCCGCAGCAGCACACTAAAAAGCAGGGCGCTTCCCCGTTGCCGCTGCGCCGCCCAGGTTCGCCCGCGCCGCCCACGTCCGGCGAGTTGCTGCTCGGCCAGCACCACCGCGCCCGCCGGAGCCGGCCCAGCCGCGTCGTCCGCCCAGCGCCGCACTTCGTCTTGGGTGCTGCCGACCTGCGGCAAGTAGCGGTAAGCGCCCGCGAAGCCCGCCGCCCGCAGCGCCTGCACCGTCGGTGTGCCGGTCGCCAGTGCCAAGCCCGCCGCCGAGCGCTCAAGTGGCACGCCCAGATGTTGCAGCTCGCCCGCTTGCCCCCCAAGTTGGGCCAAGCTGAGGTTGAGTTGCGCGGCCAGTTGATTGAGGGGGTGCGGCTGCTCGGTGAGGACGCTCAGGAGCGGCGGCCATGAAGTTTCAGGCTGTTCGAGCACGCCAGCAGTTTGACCCGCCGGGCCGGAGAAAGGCAAGCGGCCAGCTCCCCCGTTCAGTATTTGGGCCAGATTCAGTGCTTAAACCGGACGCTGGGTCAAAGTCAGCGCCGGGCATCCTGAGCAGGCTCCTCTGCATGGGAATCAGCGCTCAACTGCCCAGATACATGGCCCAGACACTCAACCACCCAGACGCTAAACTGCTCAGATGACTGCTTCAAGCGCCCTCGCCGCTCCTTATCTCAGCGGCCTGACTTTAGACCACATCGCGGTGGCCACGCCCGACTTAGACAGCGGCAGCGCGGCTTACTTGGCGCTCAACTTGCGCCCGGAAGGGCCAGACGAAGACGTGCCGGGACAGGGGGTGCGGGTGCGGGCCTTTGAGATCGGCGGCAGCTTGATCGAACTGCTGATGCCCACCCGTGAGAGCAGTCCCATCGCCACTTTTTTGGCCAAGCGCGGCGCGGGCCTGCATCATCTGGCCTTCCGGGTCAGTGACTTGGCAGCCGAAATGCAGCGGCTCTCGACGTTGGGCGCGGTCTTTATCAGCGCAGAGCCCCAAGCCGGACGCGCCGGAACGCGGGTGGCCTTTTTGCACCCCAAATGGAGCGGCGGCACCCTCATCGAGCTGGTGGAGCATCCGGCGGAGCGGGGCGAGTGACGGCTCCTCTCTCCCCTGCCCCGCATCCGCCCGCCAACCGCCTCTGGTGGCTGCCCACGCTGGCACTGATGGCCGTGATCTGGGTGCTGAGCAGCCGCGCCGACCCCATCGGCATTCCCTTGCCGCACCCGCTCGACTGGGCCGCTCACTTTGTCAGCTACGCCGCGCTGGGGTTTTGCGCCGCCCGCGCCAGCGGTTCGTGGACGCTGGGCTGGGTGCTGGCGGCTTGGTTCGGGGCCTTTGATGAAGTTCACCAGGCCTTCGTGCCGGGGCGCGAGGCGGGCATCAGCGATTGGTGGTTTGATCTGCTGGGCGCGGCACTGGGCAGCCGCCTGACGCTGGGCAGGGTAAGGGCGCTGCCGAAAGCTGAGCGGAGTCAGGGCTGAGCTGGAGGGCTGACCGGCGCGGTGATCGGCACCAGCCAAGTCACAGCGCGGGGGTTGTTGAAAGTGGCCAGGGGAGCGTTGCGCCAGCCGTTGCCTGCCAAGCC
Coding sequences:
- a CDS encoding biotin transporter BioY gives rise to the protein MTQPTYPTLSNVAVSQPGLIRSAALVLGGAALVAVCAQISIPMYPVPLTLQTLAVLLVGAALGSRKGVAAMLTYLAAGAAGLPVFAGGGASLLSAKTGHLTPTLGYLLGFVLAAGLVGLLVERFAADRTPLGTALAMLAGNAVIYIPGLLLLGILTGLKGQGLLAAGLTPFLLGDVIKLALGAALLPGAWALLRRR
- a CDS encoding metallophosphoesterase family protein — its product is MRLLLISDIHANYTALEAVLNDAQGRNFSHVVHLGDALGYGPHPREVLEALRTLDAVCMMGNHDQMLLDRADGLNMRVSIVSQALAWQLERLSERDLGWIRSWRDGMDDPVIGARYRHGSPTSLDDYTDSVTAAREAFSGWHGRLAFVGHTHHPAVYATLNAPVGEWIKHQAFVQGGSYMVPPSARVILNPGSVGQPRDGNPQASYAIFDSARNNFQVFRVDYDIAQVQADVNAAGLPEVLGARLFLGK
- the hemW gene encoding radical SAM family heme chaperone HemW, producing the protein MTQLPMIQLPPVKHLYVHVPFCPSICPYCDFHVLTRRSGQVEAYLAQLEREAAYLAATYPTDLETVYLGGGTPSFLRDDELAQLTQTIRRHLGWGRLENTLEVNPGTVSASRAQHWRSLGFDRASVGVQSLDDPTLKFLGRQHDAEQASSAVELLAAAGFRVSGDLITAVAGQPLERDIAGLLALGVGHVSAYTLTIEPGTPFARRGVKVNEDDEQMGFERTAELLTDAGLERYEISNYARPGEQSRHNSAYWQNRFYLGLGPGAAGHYPTQQAGLRAERRTNPHLHDWLAHDFAAGPAAESEAVDAEEHVTDALFMGLRTRAGVDLAALSLSSGLEVTQRYAGPLERNLKAGLLTLDGAVLRATARGWWLLNKVLGDFVNG
- a CDS encoding VanZ family protein yields the protein MTAPLSPAPHPPANRLWWLPTLALMAVIWVLSSRADPIGIPLPHPLDWAAHFVSYAALGFCAARASGSWTLGWVLAAWFGAFDEVHQAFVPGREAGISDWWFDLLGAALGSRLTLGRVRALPKAERSQG
- a CDS encoding DNA polymerase III; its protein translation is MTLAPPRLPRLPDAHAALLPPLAQTQSNAWLLTGPARVGKRALASVVAALHNCAQRGPQEAPCGECASCRAAALGLHPDVLVLAPRTITSTGKAARRKIIPIGAVLASRDRDKDYEQHVYEFLEVRPTYRRRVVIIDGAEHLNAETANALLKLIEEPPHRALFVLLAEDVRSVLPTLVSRSSRLGVPPAPQSDLAKYLQQEGCAVDAELLAFAAGRAGLLSDVEAVRSALSDARTLTDAVREGLWPAFEAAAALEKTFSAALHPEALRFVWQPEAGAVRAAADTALEALQGALEAYANPGLSFQVFALSLRQAFGAA
- a CDS encoding phosphoribosylanthranilate isomerase yields the protein MSFARTRVKICGTTNLSDALSAAEAGADAIGLIFAPVSKRRIDAAAARQISLAVEPSVGRVGVFLDQSSEEVLRLADATRLSAVQIHDRYSSAEWAELASFYPVVRVVRPADLGQIDVPALGSSITLMLDAPQPGSGQPLDWPALAPAFPAGAWLAGGLGPSNVAQAISALRPAGVDAVSALEVRPGHKDPALVRAFVEAVRRADGPSQR
- a CDS encoding biotin--[acetyl-CoA-carboxylase] ligase yields the protein MLEQPETSWPPLLSVLTEQPHPLNQLAAQLNLSLAQLGGQAGELQHLGVPLERSAAGLALATGTPTVQALRAAGFAGAYRYLPQVGSTQDEVRRWADDAAGPAPAGAVVLAEQQLAGRGRRGRTWAAQRQRGSALLFSVLLRPEPSTELALWPLAAGVALREACLSVLPPGSILPGLKWPNDLITPDGRKLAGILLEVGVRGSAAQRAVLGIGINVTVAPELPAADSGRSAACLADLLPPQTTFAFNRAELLATVLASLTVWLSAPRHTVLAAWRSASFTLGKDVRVQTSGGPVSGRALDLSDQGELLVQVGAGQILTIGAGDVELIGALR
- a CDS encoding VOC family protein — protein: MTASSALAAPYLSGLTLDHIAVATPDLDSGSAAYLALNLRPEGPDEDVPGQGVRVRAFEIGGSLIELLMPTRESSPIATFLAKRGAGLHHLAFRVSDLAAEMQRLSTLGAVFISAEPQAGRAGTRVAFLHPKWSGGTLIELVEHPAERGE